The Micromonospora sp. M71_S20 genome has a window encoding:
- a CDS encoding serine protease, with the protein MRRRYGIISAATAMLCGLALAGTPAQASATTPNGIPAGAEATFHGRPIRDAATAQALADAYWTPERMRAATPLEPLVGGEELAGEAVDRPGRVGEPRSGAEPIGPRGTGTAVPGAPVSARNASAGAGTQSVNPSPGVGRVFFTDANDEDHYCSASAINTAKANLVSTAGHCLHPGDGSDNWYTNWVFAPNYADGPSAWGLWSARSMTSTKGWVDHDILWWDYGFVTVWPRNGKRLVDVTGGEGISFNYPRSVAATLLGYPGAAPFDGRWQHYCQSTTQAAGTQRVKLMNCPLNEGTSGGPFLRAWNNSQGFGHVNSVASYKFSGNMYGPYFDEDVADLFDYAKAKN; encoded by the coding sequence GTGCGAAGGCGTTACGGCATCATCTCGGCGGCCACCGCCATGCTCTGCGGGCTCGCTCTGGCCGGCACACCGGCACAGGCGAGCGCGACCACGCCGAACGGGATCCCCGCCGGGGCGGAGGCGACGTTCCACGGCCGGCCGATCCGGGACGCGGCGACCGCGCAGGCCCTGGCCGACGCGTACTGGACGCCGGAGCGGATGCGAGCCGCGACGCCGCTGGAACCGTTGGTGGGCGGGGAGGAACTGGCCGGGGAGGCCGTGGACCGGCCGGGTCGGGTCGGCGAACCGCGGTCGGGCGCGGAGCCCATCGGTCCGCGCGGCACCGGCACGGCGGTCCCCGGTGCCCCGGTCTCGGCCCGCAACGCCTCCGCGGGGGCGGGAACCCAGTCCGTCAATCCCTCACCCGGTGTCGGCCGGGTCTTCTTCACCGACGCCAACGACGAGGACCACTACTGCTCCGCCAGCGCGATCAACACGGCCAAGGCGAACCTGGTCTCCACCGCCGGGCACTGCCTGCACCCCGGCGACGGCTCCGACAACTGGTACACCAACTGGGTCTTCGCCCCGAACTACGCCGACGGCCCGTCCGCCTGGGGGCTGTGGAGCGCCCGGAGCATGACCTCCACCAAGGGCTGGGTCGACCACGACATCCTGTGGTGGGACTACGGGTTCGTCACCGTGTGGCCGCGCAACGGCAAACGACTGGTGGACGTCACCGGCGGGGAGGGCATCAGCTTCAACTACCCCCGCAGCGTCGCCGCCACCCTGCTCGGTTATCCCGGCGCCGCGCCCTTCGACGGCAGGTGGCAGCACTACTGCCAGAGCACGACGCAGGCCGCGGGAACCCAGCGGGTCAAGCTCATGAACTGCCCGCTGAACGAGGGCACCAGCGGCGGGCCCTTCCTGCGGGCCTGGAACAACTCGCAGGGCTTCGGGCACGTGAACTCGGTGGCCTCGTACAAGTTCTCCGGCAACATGTACGGTCCGTACTTCGACGAGGACGTCGCCGACCTCTTCGACTACGCGAAGGCCAAGAACTGA